TCTCGCCTCGACCTGGGCCGAGCGGCTCGCGGTCGGGGACCCGGTGGCGATCGCCGGTCCGCCCGGTGCGAAGTCGTTCCCGCACAACTACGGCCACTACGTGTTCGCCGTCGACCCGACCGGTCTGCCGGCGGCGGCCCGCTGGCTGGAGGAGTCGCCGCGGGACGTGTCGGTGGACCTGGTCGTCGAGTTCGACCACGAGGACGAGACGGGCTACCCGCTGGCCGAGCGCGCGGGCCTCAGGACCCGGTGGGTCCCCAGGTCATTGCTGGCAGCAACAGTCATGGAGTTGCCCGCCGTACCCAACACCTTCTTGTTCGCGGCGGGGGAGGCCGACGAGATCCGGCCGCTCCGGGCCTGGAACAAGGACCACTCCCTGGTCACCGGGTACTGGAAGCGCGGCGTCGCGGACGCCGACGAGGACTAGAGCCAGGGGCCCTTCCGAGGGCAGTTCGGAAGGGCCCCTGGCGTTCGGGGTCAGCCCGGGAACTTCAGCCGGACGACGTAGTTGTCGATCGTGGACGGCGACCCGCCGTTCATGTCGTTGTTCGTCGAGGTCAGCCACAGGGCGCCGTCGGGCGTCTTGGTGATGCTGCGCAACCGTCCCCAGCGACCGGAGAACAAGGCCTGCGGAGTCCCCACACCGTTGCCTGCGGCATTGATCTGGGTGACCCACAGCTGCCGTCCGGTGACGCCGGCGATGTAGATCCAGTCGTTGACGATCTCCACGCCGCTCGGCCCGGCCTGCGCGGTCGACCAGGTCCGCTTCGGTGCGATGTAGCCGCCGCAGTCGCCGATCGTTCCCTCGCACGCGGGCCAGCCGTAGTTGCCGCCCTTCTGCACGAGGTTCAGTTCGTCCTGGCTGTTCTCGCCGAACTCCGCCGCCCAGAGCTGACCGCGCGAGTCCCACGCGAGTCCCTGCGGGTTGCGGAAGCCGAGCCCCCACACGTACCGGGCGTTGCCGCCGGTGCTGAAGAACGGGTTGTCGCTCGGCGCCGTCCCGTCGGGGTTGATCCGCAGGATCTTGCCGTTCAGCGAGCCGCGGTTCTGCGCGTTGCCGGAGTTCTTCGCGTCACCGACCGCGGCGTACAGCTTGCCGTCCGGACCGAACCGGATCCGGCCGCCGTTATGGTACCGGTTCTTCGCCAGCCCGGTGAGCACCGGCTCGGACGTCGTGGCCAGGACGCCGTTCTCGTACTTCATCCGCACGATCCGGTTGTCGTTCGCGGCCGTGTGGTAGAGGTACACCCAGTGGTCGGTGCTGAAGTTCGGCGACAGCGCGAGGCCGAGCAACCCGCCCTCACCGGTGGTCGTGACCGCACCAGGGACCTTGCCCAGCGTGGTTTTCTGCCCCGTCGACGACACCAGCAGCAGTTCGAACCGGTCCCGCTCGGTGACCAGCGCCGAGCCCGACCCGTCCGGCAGGAACGCGACGCTCCAGCCGAGGTCGACCCGCGCGATGTCCCGCTCGTACTCCGGGATGCCGCCGGTCCCACCGCCGCTCGTCCGGACGGTCACCGCGTTGCTCGGCCCGGACGCGTTGCCGTCGGGGTCACGCGCCTTCACGGTGAACGTGTACGCCGTGTTGGCGCTCAGGTTCGTCACCGTCGCGGTCAGCGAACCCGTGCTGGAGACCAGCGTGCTGCCCTGGTAAACGTCGTACCCGGCGACGCTGCCGCTGTTGTCGGTCGACGCGTTCCACGCCAGCGAGACGCTGTTCGCCGTGGCGCCGGCCGATCGCAGGTTGCCCGGGACGGTCGGCGGCTGGGTGTCGCCGCTGACCGGCGTGGTGAACGTGACCACGTTGCTCTGCTGCGACGCGTTGCCGGCGGCATCGAAAGCGCCGACGGAGACGTCGTACGCCGTGTTCGAGGTCAGCGTGTCGACGGTCGCGGTCAGCGTGTTCGCGTCGACCACCTTGAGCACGTTGCCGCCGCGGTTGATCTCGTACCGGACCACGCCGACGTTGTCGTTCGCGGCCGACCAGCTGAACGTGGCGGCGTTCGGCTTGATGTTGCCGACCGCAAGGTTGCTCGGCGCGGACGGCGGCTGGGTGTCGTCGCTGGTCGGGTCGACGGTCAGCCTGTCGGCGTTCGGGCCGCCGTCGGCGGTCGTTGCCCGGGCGCGGATCTTGTTGCTCCCGGCCACCAAGGACAGCCGCACCGTCTTGGTCTGCCAGGTGGTCCACGCGCCCGTACCGGGGAAGGTGATGCCGACCGCGCCGGCGACACCGTTCACGGTGAAGTCGAGCGGCCGGGCGGCCGCCGTACCGTTCGCGTACCGCAGGGTGACGTCGGCCGGGCCGGTGGTGGGGGACTGGACGGTCCACTCGACGTAGCTGCCGACCAGGTTGTCGAAGTTGACGAACCCGCGGCCGGTGAACCCGGCATGGTTCGACTCGACCAGGCCCTGCGAGATCAGCGCGTCCTCGGCCTGGTAGTCGGTGGGCGCCGCCGCGGCGGGTGGCGTGGCGAGAGCCAGCGTCACGGCGATGGCGGTCAGACCCGCCACCGCCGTACGCCGGGCAGAACGAAGTCTCATCGGGCGGTCTCCTGACTTCCTGGGGCGGGAGGAGCTGCAGGGGAACCAACGCTGATAGGCAGGAACGTTTCCTAACTATCAGCGCTGATCACACCACCGTCGGCGAACCACTGTCAAGACGTCGGGAATGCGCCTGCCGCGCTAGACGTCCGAGCGGACCACGGCGCCGATCACGTCGTTGAACGCCTCGGTCGACGACGGGTGGGTGAAGATCGAGCTCTGCAACGCGCTCGCCGTCACGCCCTGACGCATCACCAGCGCGACCACGTTGACCAGCTCCTGCGCGTCGACGCTGAGCAGGGCCGCCCCGAGGATCTGGTCGGTGTCCAGGTCGATCACGAACTTCATCGCGCCCCGGGTCTCCTCGACGATGTACGCCCGCGGCATCGCGACGATGTCGGCGACCGGCTGGTATCCCACCTTGATCCGGTACCTGGCCGCCCGGGCCGCCTTCTCGGTCAGCCCGACCGTCGCCAGCGGCGGCGACATGAACAGCGTCTGCGGTACGGCGACCCGGTCGGTCGTCGTCCGCCGGCCCTCACCGATCAGCTGGTCGAGCACGATCCGGCTGTCGTCGAGCGAGATGTAGGTGAACTGCGGCCCGCCGTTGACGTCGCCGAGCGCGAAGATGTGCGGCTGTGCCGTCCGCAGGTACTCGTCGACCTCGACCGCGCCGCTCGCCGTCGTACGGACTCCGGCGTTGTCCAGCTTCAGCGCCGCCGTCGCCGGCTGCCGCCCGGTCGCGGAGAGGATCGCGTCGGCGGTCAGCGTGTGCTCGCGGCCGTCCTTCTCGTAGACCACGGTGTCATCGTCCCGGATCTCCAGCACCCGCGCACCCGGGACGATCCGCACGCCCTCGTCGGTCAGGATCTGCTCGGCGACCGCCGCGATGTCGTCGTCCTCCCGGCCGAGGATCCGCGGCGATGCCTCGAGCACGGTCACCTGCGACCCGAAGCGCCGGTAGATCGAGGCGAACTCGATCCCCAGGTAGCCGCCGCCGATCACCACCAGGCGGTCGGGCAGGTGGGTGGTGTGGATCAGGTCGACGTTCGTCATCGTCAGCGGGCTGTCACGCAGGCCCGGGAGGTCCGGGATCACCGGCTCCGAGCCGGTGTTGATCAGGATCGTCTCGCCGCGTACCTCGACCGGGCCGGCACCGGTCTCGACCACGACCGTGTGCGGATCGGCGAACGACGCCTCGCCGGTGATCACGGTGATCGTCTCCGCGCCGTCCAGCGCCTCGAAGTTGCCGGCCCGGAACGACGACGTGATCGCCTGGACCTCGCCGACCGCCCGCTCGAACCACTCCTGCGGCGGATCGTTCGAACGGCGCCGGCCGGAGCGGTGCACGAGGGCCTTGGTCGGGACGCAGCCCACGTTCGGGCAGGTTCCGCCGTACATCTGGTCGGACCGCTCGATCAGGACGACGCGGCGCCCGAGGCGGCCCAGCGTGCCGGCGGCGATCTTGCCGCCCTTGCCGAAGCCGATCACCACGACGTCGGCCCGGAGCAGGTTCTGTGAGGTCATGGCCGTAGTGTCGGTCCGTACACTTGAGACGTACCAGTCGTTCCCGACTCAGATTTCGGTCGTATCGTCTCATGGACTCCATCAGTCACCTGCTCAAGCTGGCCGATCTGCAGGCCACTCTCGACAAGCGCTGTCTGCTCGCCGAGGCGACCGAGATGAAGGTCCCGGCGTACGGCGAGACGGACGCGACGTTCCACCTGCTGCTCGACGGCGAGTGCACGTTCGAGACCCCGTCAGGCTCCTTCCCGTTGCGTGCCGGCGAGGCCGTGATCCTGCCGGGGAGTCCGCCGCACTTCGTCCGGACGAACGGGAGGTTCGCCCAGCAAACGTCTGAGCTTGACTCGTCGACTCCCGACAAGTACGGACCACCGATCGGGGGCCGGTACTTGATCGGTGGTGGCGGGCATCGACTTGCCGAGCCGCTGTCCGGCGTGGTCGACACCTCCGGCCCGGCGTTCGGGACGTTGCGGAGTCAGGGCGGCGGGGAGGCGGTCATCGACCTGTTCTGCGGGTACTACACGCCGGGGTCCGCCGCGGGTGTGATGCTGTTCCGCAGCCTGCCGGATCCGCTGATCGTCTCCGTGGCGGACGACGAGGCCGCGATCCGCGCGCTGTGCACGATGATGCGGAGCGAGGCGAGCAGTCCGGGGCCGGGAGCGGGCGCGATCCTGACCAGCCTGTGCGAGGCCCTGCTGGCGATGGTTCTGCGCCGGTCGGCGGGGGAGTTGACTCCCGGCCCGCTGTGGACGGCGGTCGAGGACCCGCGGATCGCGGACGCGATCGACGCCGTACTGCGGGAGCCCGGCGCGGACTGGTCCGTCGAGCGGCTCGCGCAGGTGGCCTCGATGTCACGGGCGACCTTCGTCCGGCACTTCGGCAAACACACCGGTACGACGGTGAACGCGCTCGTCACCCGGATCCGGATGATGGTCGCCGCCGACCTGCTCGGCCGCGGCGAGCTGACCGTGGCGACGGTCGCGGCCGAGGTCGGCTACCAGTCGGAGTCGGCCTTCAGCCGGGCCTTCCAGCAGGCCAGCGGCAGTACGCCGGGCCGGTTCCGCCGGCTCGGGCGCACGCCGTAGCGACCACCCCACTGGCCGACTTGGCGGTATGCCGTATACCATTGGCGCCGAATAGAATAGTTCGATGGAGGGGAGTATTCCCCCGAGCCCGGCCGCACGTCGTACCGGGCTCGCAACGGCAGTGTCGTCATCACGGAAGGCCTGGGCGGCCGACCCGGTGCTGCCGGTCCGGGCGTGAGCGTACGCCCGGGCGGAAGAGACCTCCGGACCAGGTGCTGTCTGTCGTCGTCCGGAGGAACCGTCATGGTCTCTGTCATGTCCCCTGCCGTCTGGGTGCTCACGATCGCCGGGTTGCTGGCGATCGTCGCCTTCGACCTGATCGTGATCGCACGCCGCAAACACAGCGTCACGATCAAGGACGCGACCCGGTGGGTGCTGTTCTACATCGGCCTGGCGGCGCTGTTCGCGATCGGCCTGTTCGTCCTCAGCCCCGGCGCGAGCGGGGGCGAGTTCGTGGCCGGCTACATCACCGAGTACAGCCTGAGCGTCGACAACCTGTTCGTCTTCGTGATCATCATGGCCCGGTTCGCGGTGCCGTCGCTGGCCCAGGACAAGGTGCTCTACATCGGCATCGTGGTCTCGATGCTGCTCCGCGCGGTCTTCATCCTGGCCGGCGCGGCCGCGATCTCCGCGGCCAGCTGGGTGTTCTACATCTTCGGCGCGTTCCTGGTCTACACCGCGGTCCGGCTGGCGCTGGAAGGCGAGAGCGACGAGCAGGACTTCCAGGAGAACGCCGTCCTCCGCGGGATGCGCAGGATCCTCCCGCTGACCCACGACTACGACGGCAGCAAGCTGGTCACCCGGGTCGACGGCCGCCGGATGCTCACCCCGCTGGTGATCGTGATCTCCGCGATCGGGATGGCGAACGTGATCTTCGCGCTCGACTCGATCCCGGCCATCTTCGGCCTCACCCAGGACGCCTACATCGTGCTGACCGCGAACGCGTTCGCGCTGATGGGCCTGCGCCAGCTGTACTTCCTGATCGGCGGCCTGCTGGAACGGGTGATCTACCTGAACGTCGGCCTGTCGGTGATCCTCGCGTTCATCGGCGTCAAGCTGATCATCGAGGCCCTGCACGGTTCGCACATCGACGACATCGGCGCGATCCACCTGCCGCACATCGGGATCGCCACCTCGCTCGGCTTCATCGCCGGCACCCTGTTCGTCACCACGGTCGCCAGCCTGATCAAGTCCGGGTACGACCGGCGCCGGGTGGAGACCGGGAGCGACTGAGACCGGTACGGGCGACGTGCTGATCGGCGCTGTCGCGCGAAGGCGCTGTTTTCGCCCGTGATTCACCCGGTTGATCCCCGCGCGCAGGGGTACCATCGAAAGTGCCTGGCCCGGCCGTTCCCCCGTGATGGTCGGGTCAGGTCTTTCGTTGTCTACACCGGTTTGCGATACCTCGGCTGCCGGGCGTCTTCGTGGTAACCCAGGGACTCGTAGGGTGCGACGCTGCCGGTGGGGTTCTCGGCCAGGGTCCAGATGCCGCTGGTCGTGATGCCGTGGTCCAGGAGTTGCGCGTGGTTGGCGCGCAGTAGCGCCGAGGCCAGGCCCTGGCGCCGGTACGCCGGGCGTACGCCGACCCACGGAGTGTCGGCGAGGCCTTCCTCCTCCTCGGTGCTGATCACCCAGCCGGCCAGCTGGTCGCCGTCGTACGCGAGTGTCCACAGCTCGTGGTCGGGGAAGTCGTCGGCGGCCTCGCGCTCGAACTCCTCGAAGGTGTCCTGGACGTAGCC
The Kribbella italica DNA segment above includes these coding regions:
- a CDS encoding PQQ-dependent sugar dehydrogenase; the encoded protein is MRLRSARRTAVAGLTAIAVTLALATPPAAAAPTDYQAEDALISQGLVESNHAGFTGRGFVNFDNLVGSYVEWTVQSPTTGPADVTLRYANGTAAARPLDFTVNGVAGAVGITFPGTGAWTTWQTKTVRLSLVAGSNKIRARATTADGGPNADRLTVDPTSDDTQPPSAPSNLAVGNIKPNAATFSWSAANDNVGVVRYEINRGGNVLKVVDANTLTATVDTLTSNTAYDVSVGAFDAAGNASQQSNVVTFTTPVSGDTQPPTVPGNLRSAGATANSVSLAWNASTDNSGSVAGYDVYQGSTLVSSTGSLTATVTNLSANTAYTFTVKARDPDGNASGPSNAVTVRTSGGGTGGIPEYERDIARVDLGWSVAFLPDGSGSALVTERDRFELLLVSSTGQKTTLGKVPGAVTTTGEGGLLGLALSPNFSTDHWVYLYHTAANDNRIVRMKYENGVLATTSEPVLTGLAKNRYHNGGRIRFGPDGKLYAAVGDAKNSGNAQNRGSLNGKILRINPDGTAPSDNPFFSTGGNARYVWGLGFRNPQGLAWDSRGQLWAAEFGENSQDELNLVQKGGNYGWPACEGTIGDCGGYIAPKRTWSTAQAGPSGVEIVNDWIYIAGVTGRQLWVTQINAAGNGVGTPQALFSGRWGRLRSITKTPDGALWLTSTNNDMNGGSPSTIDNYVVRLKFPG
- a CDS encoding AraC family transcriptional regulator; this translates as MDSISHLLKLADLQATLDKRCLLAEATEMKVPAYGETDATFHLLLDGECTFETPSGSFPLRAGEAVILPGSPPHFVRTNGRFAQQTSELDSSTPDKYGPPIGGRYLIGGGGHRLAEPLSGVVDTSGPAFGTLRSQGGGEAVIDLFCGYYTPGSAAGVMLFRSLPDPLIVSVADDEAAIRALCTMMRSEASSPGPGAGAILTSLCEALLAMVLRRSAGELTPGPLWTAVEDPRIADAIDAVLREPGADWSVERLAQVASMSRATFVRHFGKHTGTTVNALVTRIRMMVAADLLGRGELTVATVAAEVGYQSESAFSRAFQQASGSTPGRFRRLGRTP
- a CDS encoding TerC/Alx family metal homeostasis membrane protein, which gives rise to MSPAVWVLTIAGLLAIVAFDLIVIARRKHSVTIKDATRWVLFYIGLAALFAIGLFVLSPGASGGEFVAGYITEYSLSVDNLFVFVIIMARFAVPSLAQDKVLYIGIVVSMLLRAVFILAGAAAISAASWVFYIFGAFLVYTAVRLALEGESDEQDFQENAVLRGMRRILPLTHDYDGSKLVTRVDGRRMLTPLVIVISAIGMANVIFALDSIPAIFGLTQDAYIVLTANAFALMGLRQLYFLIGGLLERVIYLNVGLSVILAFIGVKLIIEALHGSHIDDIGAIHLPHIGIATSLGFIAGTLFVTTVASLIKSGYDRRRVETGSD
- a CDS encoding siderophore-interacting protein encodes the protein MLRITLAGPGLDGFHSYQCDDHVKIVFPDPDGTHRVPTPNAHQMLDWPKPLPTTRRYTVRRYSGGRELDLDFVVHSGGLASTWAERLAVGDPVAIAGPPGAKSFPHNYGHYVFAVDPTGLPAAARWLEESPRDVSVDLVVEFDHEDETGYPLAERAGLRTRWVPRSLLAATVMELPAVPNTFLFAAGEADEIRPLRAWNKDHSLVTGYWKRGVADADED
- a CDS encoding FAD-dependent oxidoreductase, with product MTSQNLLRADVVVIGFGKGGKIAAGTLGRLGRRVVLIERSDQMYGGTCPNVGCVPTKALVHRSGRRRSNDPPQEWFERAVGEVQAITSSFRAGNFEALDGAETITVITGEASFADPHTVVVETGAGPVEVRGETILINTGSEPVIPDLPGLRDSPLTMTNVDLIHTTHLPDRLVVIGGGYLGIEFASIYRRFGSQVTVLEASPRILGREDDDIAAVAEQILTDEGVRIVPGARVLEIRDDDTVVYEKDGREHTLTADAILSATGRQPATAALKLDNAGVRTTASGAVEVDEYLRTAQPHIFALGDVNGGPQFTYISLDDSRIVLDQLIGEGRRTTTDRVAVPQTLFMSPPLATVGLTEKAARAARYRIKVGYQPVADIVAMPRAYIVEETRGAMKFVIDLDTDQILGAALLSVDAQELVNVVALVMRQGVTASALQSSIFTHPSSTEAFNDVIGAVVRSDV